In Henriciella litoralis, the genomic window GGTGCGGTGACGCAGGCGCTGAAACAATCGCTCGGCTGGCCGAAGGCGCAGGAGATCGACGCGCTCGCACCGATATCCATAGACCTGCCCAGCGGGCGTCAGGCGAGCCTCGATTATCTTGATGAGAAAGCCCCGCTGATCGAGACCAAGGCACAGGAGCTTTATGGGCTGACGCGTCATCCCACAATTGCCGACGGGCGCGTGCCCGTGACGCTGCAGCTAATTTCACCGGCCGGTCGCCCGATTGCGCTGACCCGCGACATCGCCGGGTTCTGGCGCGGCGGCTATATCGACATGGCCAAGGATATGCGCGCGCAATACCCCAAACACGACTGGCCGGACGACCCGGCGAGCGCAAAACCGCATGCGGGCATGACGAAGAAGCGGCTTAATCTCTGAGCGTCAGTTTTGGCGCTCGTCATGTCCCATAAATTCGGCGATACCGGCGCGCATTTCTTCAGAATTCTCGTAGCAAGTCTCAGACGTCGTTTCACATACCGCAAATCGATCGGCGACATATTCGAGCATCAGCACGTCGCCTTTGCGAACCTCCGCATGGAAGCGCAAATTCATCCTGCTGACAGGCCTGAACTCTGTCGACTGCCCGGACGAAATCAGGGCCGACAGCTCCGTCATCTCTTTCGACGAGGTGACGGTTTTCTTTTTGTATGCCGCGCGCTCAAGATCAGGTCGATCATAGCGGGTTCTGGTGAACACGTCCCACGGCATGAACCGGGCCTGCATAACAAGATACGTGTTTGGCGGGGTTTCTGCCGCCGCGACAGGGCCTGCAGCGAGCACACTCGTGCATAAAACCGTGCCCATAGCAGAAAAACGCCCAATCAAACGCAGCATCTCTTTGCGCCTAGTTCGGACGGTGCTCGTCGCCCCACTCCATCCCCATCGTCTTCTTCATCCAGTCGGAGAAAGTGGATGGTTTCTCGAGGTTCTTCGGGTCGAGCGTGCCGAAAGACACAATCGGGCCTTCAGCGGTTTCGAGGCGCACGCCAGAAATCTGCTGCTGCGAACCGGCCCAATTGCGATAATTGGTGCTCGGGTCGAGGATCAGCATGACTTTCTTGCCGCCGGACCCGTCAACATCCTTGCCGAAGACGAGGCCGTAGACCTTTTCACGGCCAAAGCCGCCGCTATGGGCCTGGCGTTTGCCGTCGAGCAGGACCTCGTCCCAGAGAAGGTTTCGGCGCCACTGGAGGACGTGCATCTGCTCGTCGTCGGAGATGATCTTGATATCGACCTGATGGAGGCTGACACGAACCAGTTCTGCACGCATGGGAGTTATCCTTCTCTATATTATTATTGTAAAACGATAAATCAGACTTTGTGACGGGTCAAGCACTTTGCAAGACGACAGACCGATTTAAGGTGATGCGATGGAAGACGACTTCACTTACGCGAGCGCGGGACAGCGCCTGGCCGCCTATGGCATCGATTACTGCATCATGGTGCTCTACGGCATGGCGCTGGTCAGCGTTGGCCTGGTGCTCGGCGGCGTCGTCACCGGGCCACCTGAGACACTGGCCGGCAAAGCGCTCGCCCATGCGCTCGGCTTTTTCCTGCTGACAGTCCCGACCATTCTCTATGGCGCGCTGATGGAAGCCTCATCCTGGCGCGCGACGGTCGGCAAGCGGATGATGGGGGTCTTCGTGACCTCACCAGATGGGGATACGCTGCCGCTTCGGCGCACGCTGATCCGAAACGCCATCAAGTTTGCAC contains:
- a CDS encoding RDD family protein, which translates into the protein MEDDFTYASAGQRLAAYGIDYCIMVLYGMALVSVGLVLGGVVTGPPETLAGKALAHALGFFLLTVPTILYGALMEASSWRATVGKRMMGVFVTSPDGDTLPLRRTLIRNAIKFAPWEVAHAAIWFVPGRPFVDPMPAFNIFLCFAALAFWLAYVVMLFTKKGRTAYDRAAHSIVQSFPRPDPATLPDDAG